A window of Danaus plexippus chromosome 12, MEX_DaPlex, whole genome shotgun sequence contains these coding sequences:
- the LOC116772373 gene encoding triadin-like yields MELLRQVSHTQFLFPVAAVAVVLICATLVFIFGFHTAEQPQFDKLPLVLDDRKSSNKKRKNKEKKSSPIRTSNDDSKSKAETSKKSPLKEKKEEKVKDVEKPKPKEKVEVKLVKKEAAADVKKGKKAKSAVDAEKPADFDEGVWEEVPKKSDKKKVKGSEEKKESPSKKNKKKVKDTEIVAPRPEPVKESSEVIKVLSVEGPGVDEEAARALQAQVEELQRVLKEAERLDQVASGEVVEDEVPENELTEVKDLRSNKKKENKEKQNKKKASEGSVVAKAQKVEEESVEPSEPQENKPAGPVFDELGDTWTDAKVSKKGKKKARKDQ; encoded by the exons atggagtTGCTAAGGCAAGTGTCTCATACACAGTTTTTGTTCCCCGTGGCGGCAGTAGcagttgttttaatatgtGCTACTCTCGTATTTATATTCGGTTTCCACACCGCGGAGCAACCGCAATTTGATAAGTTACCTTTGGTACTTGATGACAGGAAATCTTCAAATAAGAAACGGAAAAACAAGGAAAAG AAGTCGTCCCCTATTAGAACATCTAATGATGATTCAAAATCAAAGGCTGAGACTTCAAAAAAATCTCCACTAAAGGAGAAAAAAGAGGAGAAAGTTAAAGATGTTGAGAAACCAAAGCCCAAAGAAAAGGTTGAAGTCAAACTTGTCAAGAAGGAGGCAGCTGCTGACGTGAAAAAGGGCAAGAAAGCTAAATCAGCTGTTGATGCTGAGAAGCCTGCAGACTTTGATGAGGGTGTATGGGAGGAGGTGCCAAAGAAGAGTGATAAGAAGAAAGTAAAAGGCTCGGAGGAGAAGAAAGAAAGTCCTTCAAAGAAGAATAAGAAGAAGGTTAAGGACACTGAAATTGTTGCTCCTCGGCCAGAGCCAGTGAAGGAGTCCTCAGAAGTTATTAAGGTGTTGAGTGTCGAAGGTCCAGGTGTTGATGAGGAGGCTGCCCGAGCTCTTCAGGCGCAAGTGGAAGAGTTGCAGAGAGTCCTTAAGGag GCTGAGCGTCTGGACCAAGTAGCGTCTGGTGAAGTTGTGGAGGATGAGGTTCCAGAAAATGAGTTGACTGAGGTCAAAGATCTTAGAAGTAACAAGAAGAAGGAAAACAAAGAGaaacaaaacaagaaaaaGGCTTCAGAG GGTTCCGTTGTAGCCAAGGCACAGAAAGTGGAGGAAGAGAGTGTGGAACCATCCGAACCACAAGAGAATAAACCAGCCGGCCCAGTGTTTGATGAACTTGgag ATACTTGGACAGATGCTAAAGTATCCAAAAAGGGCAAAAAGAAGGCTCGCAAAGACCAGTGA
- the LOC116772768 gene encoding uncharacterized protein C7orf50 homolog: MGGKKKKQNKKKQIAQEVENITQINTEGEPNANDQENDNEDELEDERGTKRRFIDDDDDDDDNKPKKSKKKKKQPAPTESTEKKGKKSIRQMKKEKHAQRQAEAQSAAKDQLKSQCITYLSQWKHDRENWKFMKAKQVWLYKNKFSSQLLPDESWPVLLEYFESAKGNIRNMLLTDAHKIIKEMDDWTASQDKDGDNAGDTDQTPEVRKPDPSVYNRARSLIQCLEE; the protein is encoded by the coding sequence aTGGGTGGTaagaaaaaaaagcaaaacaaaaaaaaacaaattgcacaggaagttgaaaatattacCCAAATTAATACTGAAGGGGAACCTAATGCAAACGATCAAGAAAATGATAACGAAGATGAGTTAGAAGACGAAAGAGGTACTAAAAGACGGTTCatcgatgatgatgatgatgatgatgacaaCAAgccaaaaaaatcaaaaaagaaaaagaagcaACCAGCTCCTACAGAATCTACTGAAAAAAAAGGTAAGAAATCAATACGTCAAATGAAGAAAGAAAAACATGCGCAAAGGCAGGCGGAAGCCCAATCTGCTGCTAAAGATCAATTAAAATCACAATGTATCACTTACCTATCACAGTGGAAACATGACAGGGAGAATTGGAAGTTCATGAAAGCCAAACAAGTATGGCTGTACAAAAACAAGTTTTCTTCACAACTTCTCCCAGATGAATCCTGGCCAGTTTTATTGGAGTATTTTGAATCAGCTAAAGGCAATATAAGAAACATGCTTCTGACAGATGCACACaagattattaaagaaatggaTGATTGGACTGCATCACAAGACAAAGACGGCGACAACGCGGGAGACACTGATCAAACACCTGAAGTCCGTAAACCTGATCCTTCAGTGTATAATAGAGCAAGAAGTTTAATACAATGCTTAGAAGAATAA
- the LOC116772767 gene encoding eukaryotic translation initiation factor 3 subunit L gives MSTMYSSDDYNEGGYESYGDYEPHTGDPQYDLEYDRSYYQMPDMVKKFLVYFRNMITEGVTFEILNLYENTFPKLTEQFFENTPWPSEKEVAPVVDNDHVFMILYKELYYRDIYARVPGGPKPEQRFLSFYNYCDLFNYILSAETPVPLELPDQWLWELIDEFVYQFQSFAQYRSRATKLSEAEIEALNTENKAWSVLVILNVLHSLVDKSNIKRQLEVYAAGGDPDSVAGEFGRHSLYKMLGYFSLVGLLRLHSLLGDYYQAIKVLENIELHKKSQYSHVPACQISTSYYVGFAYMMMRRYADAIRTLSSALLYMQRTKQLFSSRSYQNDQINKQTEQMYHLLAICLVLHPQCVDESIQQVLREKNYHEKMFKMQYGDLGEFETCFTFACPKFLSPCPPPIEPGSNYGRDAVKHQTQVFMDEVRQQKMLPTIRSYLKLYTTLPLAKLAAFMSAARGGERDAVREHAALAIHLLCFKHKMKNVVWTKGPSGLDGKFQSGSELDFFIDNDMIHIADTKVAHRYGDFFIRKLLKFEELNRKLHHIKI, from the exons atgtctACAATGTATTCAAGTGATGACTACAATGAG GGTGGTTACGAGTCCTATGGTGACTACGAACCCCACACTGGAGACCCCCAGTATGACTTGGAGTATGACAGATCTTACTATCAAATGCCAGATATg GTCAAGAAATTTTTGGTGTACTTCCGTAACATGATCACGGAAGGGGTGACATTTGAGATTTTAAACCTCTATGAGAATACCTTCCCAAAGCTCACTGAgcaattttttgaaaatacacCTTGGCCATCAGAGAAAGAAGTGGCTCCGGTGGTAGATAATGACCAT GTGTTCATGATCCTTTACAAAGAGTTGTATTACCGAGATATTTATGCTCGTGTGCCGGGCGGGCCGAAACCTGAGCAGCGTTTCCTATCATTCTATAACTACTGTGACCTGTTCAACTACATTCTCTCTGCCGAGACACCCGTTCCACTGGAACTGCCCGACCAGTGGCTGTGGGAACTCATTGATGAGTTTGTCTACCAATTCCAGTCTTTTGCTCAGTACag gtcCCGTGCAACCAAGCTTAGTGAGGCTGAAATTGAAGCTCTCAACACTGAGAATAAGGCATGGAGTGTGCTGGTCATACTCAATGTATTGCATTCTCTTGTTGATAAGTCCAATATCAAACGCCAATTAgag GTGTATGCAGCTGGTGGTGATCCCGACTCTGTCGCAGGTGAATTTGGTCGCCATTCCCTTTACAAGATGTTGGGTTACTTTTCCCTTGTGGGCTTGTTGCGTCTGCACTCACTGCTCGGAGACTATTACCAAGCTATTAAG GTGTTGGAGAACATCGAATTGCACAAGAAATCCCAGTATTCCCATGTACCGGCCTGCCAGATCTCTACTTCATACTATGTGGGCTTCGCATACATGATGATGAGGAGATATGCTGACGCTATCCGCACTCTGTCATCAGCACTGTTGTACATGCAGCGTACGAAACAGCTGTTTTCATCGCGTTCATACCAGAATGATCAGATCAACAAGCAAACTGAACAGATGTATCATCTGCTGGCTATATGTCTTGTATTGCATCCACAGTGTGTCGATGAGTCCATACAACAG GTGCTCCGTGAGAAGAATTATCACGAGAAAATGTTCAAGATGCAGTACGGTGACTTGGGCGAGTTCGAAACATGTTTCACATTCGCGTGCCCTAAATTCCTATCTCCTTGTCCGCCGCCCATCGAGCCGGGCTCCAACTACGGCCGGGACGCCGTCAAGCATCAGACGCAGGTGTTCATGGACGAG gttCGTCAACAGAAGATGCTTCCGACTATCCGTTCCTACCTCAAGCTGTACACGACTCTTCCTTTGGCTAAGCTGGCCGCCTTCATGTCCGCTGCTCGCGGCGGGGAGAGGGACGCAGTTCGTGAACACGCCGCTCTCGCCATACATTTGTTGTGCTTCAAACACAAGATGAAGAACGTGGTCTGGACTAAAGGACCTAGCGGTTTGGATGGAAAGTTCCAGAGCGGCTCTGag TTGGACTTCTTTATCGACAACGACATGATCCACATCGCCGACACTAAAGTGGCGCATCGCTACGGCGACTTCTTCATCCGCAAGCTTCTCAAATTCGAGGAATTGAACCGCAAGCTGcaccacattaaaatataa
- the LOC116772766 gene encoding pentatricopeptide repeat-containing protein 1, mitochondrial, translating to MAFRCLNLLRNLKNNSSTLLRQSLLSTTTITNITQQKIQNIKEHKTENNITYLEDPDTFGTLSGQKVIKESLEDEGDIQEEKYLQEQPLKSQKLTIKQYADIIKQYLQHKRIKEAIDVLETRMLKEDRVKPENYIYNILIGACAEVGYTKKAFQLYNDMKRRALRPTGDTYTCLFESCINSPYPTYGLKMATHLRNLMIEKNIEPNLTNYNVMIKAFGRCADLQTAFKIVDEMISKKIKIRSHTFNHLLQACITDKNHGLKYALIVWRKMLNMKEKPNLYSFNLMLRCVKDCNVGTKEDLLEVIGIIQASLPIRSVENLKELEGQQQRLLSGAPNDRKMTEDQSFVYSSSDSERNIITEANVKHVKPTDFSKSHSDGKCSSTTDPTDLAVVNQDQNTLEVIENYKKTTPLPKRYAPNLLSRVVQIDQVLAFQDVSTSQEKFAIIGGQEDFLNEMEVYSIKPDIKTFTQMLPLIENSTEAENKLIDTMKTLKIKRDIDFYNMLIKKRCLRKDYDSAFMVRNLIEEDNSSVRKHPFNKKHKLKIDVMTYGALALACTTREMADKLLNEMKEKQLKVNIEMLGALLKNAAINMQFGYVFYVMDIVKQEKLKVNTAFLRHLETFNDRCIRSIEKNEKEKRDSPVLKAAYNRFSDIYNNWIKDVNVEEALKPENPWKQFTEPHPATVQRENFQIVEPKRFYKKKRHYKPYTPRLK from the exons atggcATTTCGTTGCTTAAACTTACTGAGAAATTTAAAGAACAACAGTTCAACTTTACTACGACAAAGTTTATTATCTACAACTACTATAACGAATATAACTCAACAAAAGATACAAAACATcaaagaacataaaactgaaaataacaTCACATATTTAGAAGATCCAGACACCTTTGGAACCTTGTCTGGACAAAAAGTCATCAAAGAATCATTAGAAGATGAAGGAGATATACAGGAAGAAAAGTATTTGCAAGAACAACCATTAAAATCTCAAAAGTTAACTATTAAACAGTATGCAGacataataaagcaatatttacaacataaaaGGATCAAAGAAGCTATTGATGTTTTAGAAACACGTATGCTTAAAGAAGACAGAGTTAAACccgaaaattacatttataatatacttattggCGCATGTGCTGAGGTTGGATATACGAAGAAAGCATTCCAACTATATAATGATATGAAACGACGCGCATTACGCCCCACAGGTGATACATACACTTGTCTCTTTGAGTCATGCATAAATAGCCCATATCCCACATATGGATTGAAAATGGCTACCCACCTTCGAAACCttatgatagaaaaaaatattgagcctaatttaactaattataatgttatgatCAAAGCATTTGGTAGATGTGCAGATCTACAAACAGCTTTCAAAATTGTTGATGAaatgatatcaaaaaaaattaagattagaTCCCACACCTTCAATCACCTGCTGCAGGcttgtattacagataaaAATCACGGTTTGAAATATGCTCTCATCGTTTGGAGGAAAATGTTGAACATGAAGGAGAAACCTAAtctatattcatttaatctaATGCTGAGATGTGTTAAAGATTGTAATGTTGGTACTAAAGAGGATCTTCTAGAAGTTATTGGAATCATTCAGGCAAGTTTACCAATAAGATCTGTAGAAAATTTGAAAGAACTAGAAGGACAGCAACAAAGATTATTATCTGGTGCTCCAAATGATAGAAAGATGACTGAAGACCAATCATTTGTTTATTCATCTAGTGATTCGGAAAGGAATATTATCACTGAAGCAAATGTAAAACATGTTAAACCAACAGACTTCTCAAAAAGCCATTCTGATGGAAAGTGTTCATCAACAACAGATCCTACAGATTTAGCAGTAGTTAATCAAGATCAAAACACATTAgaagttattgaaaattataaaaaaacaacacctCTGCCTAAGAGATATGCACCCAACTTACTTTCAAGAGTCGTACAAATAGATCAGGTGCTAGCGTTCCAAGATGTCAGTACATCACAAGAAAAATTTGCAATAATAGGGGGACAAGAAGATTTTCTCAATGAAATGGAAGTTTATTCTATTAAGCCAGACATTAAAACCTTCACACAGATGTTGCCTCTTATAGAAAACAGTACAGAAGctgaaaataaactaatagatacaatgaaaacattgaaaattaaaagggatatagatttttataatatgctaATTAAGAAAAGGTGTCTCAGAAAGGACTATGACAGTGCCTTT ATGGTCAGGAATTTGATAGAAGAGGATAATTCAAGTGTGCGGAAACAtccattcaataaaaaacataaattaaaaattgatgtAATGACATATGGCGCTTTAGCTTTAGCGTGCACTACAAGGGAAATGGCCGACAAATTACTTAACGAGATGAAGGAAAAACAATTGAA AGTTAACATTGAAATGTTAGgagcattattaaaaaatgccGCCATTAATATGCAATTTggatatgtattttatgttatggATATagttaaacaagaaaaactGAAGGTCAACACTGCCTTTTTAAGACATTTGGAGACTTTCAATGACAGATGTATAAGAAGTATAGAGAAG aatGAAAAAGAGAAGAGGGACAGTCCAGTACTCAAGGCGGCTTACAACAGGTTTagtgacatttataataattggatAAAAGATGTGAATGTGGAAGAAGCCTTGAAACCTGAAAATCCATGGAAGCAATTCACAGAACCCCATCCCGCTACAGTACAGAGAGAAAATTTCCAAATAGTTGaaccaaaaaggttttataagaaaaaacgtCACTACAAACCATATACGCCAAGgttgaaataa
- the LOC116772369 gene encoding mismatch repair endonuclease PMS2 yields MEETNIQNKQINTIKPINKDAVHKICSDQVVLSLAVAVKELVENSLDAGATNIEVRLKNYGTELIEVSDNGSGVTEDNFEALTLKYHTSKLNDYSDLLGVSSFGFRGEALSSLCSLANLTVTTRHETSKHATKIEYDQKGHISSKTPCSRQVGTTVTLTNLFYTLPVRQKEFHKNAKREFNKMTSLLYAYCLISKGVKITCSNQTNSNSKSLVVATQGSNSYKDNIASVFGVKQLQSILDVKTELVSNIKDNIFRGLSGEAKVNEESINIEDIEIDLSEDSNDAQTDENNSSQIPLSQRSQGYKNIPNPVELTGYISSCAHGSGRSSTDRQFFYVNSRPCEPVKIIKLINEIYRQYNPHQYPFVFLNVNIERTSVDVNVTPDKRKVFLTKEKAILDVVKCSLLKMFEDIPRSVKVEAPSIVAAVKTEPELSQPRIFQSFLKQFSNKSSSIKPSESNNPDKCELKRKSSSVLDNFIQIKKTLVTKQEDNLIEEETEEKCMLDENKEHNILNVSTEENIENANERNCNNSLENRDTTIVEESHTIYCNTKSIETTKPKGNKVITDKEQLGKTVRMEVTLKTSMEQIKKLSDTYKKNKDNSKPDRIRFKTKIDPIFNKKCEEELSREIEKQSFNKMKIIGQFNLGFIITRLDDDLFIIDQHATDEIYNFETLQKTTELTSQKLVIPQQLELTGVNEQILMDNLDIFKKNGFTFAIDETAAPTKRVKLLTLPMSKNWIFGKEDIEELLFMLKENHSEYCRPSRVRAMFASRACRKSVMIGTALSKGDMRKLVDHMAEIDKPWNCPHGRPTIRHLINLAMVHTVD; encoded by the exons ATGgaagaaacaaatatacaaaacaagcAAATCAATACTATTAAACCAATTAACAAGGATGCTGTTCACAAAATATGTTCTGatcaa gtgGTTCTTAGTTTAGCAGTAGCAGTGAAGGAACTAGTTGAAAACTCTTTAGATGCTGGGGCTACTAATATTGAAGTCAGACTTAAAAACTATGGCACAGAATTAATAGAAGTTTCAGATAATGGATCTGGTGTAACTGAGGATAATTTTGAAGCTTTGA ccttaaaatatcatacatcaaaattaaacgATTACTCAGATTTGCTTGGAGTATCTAGCTTTGGCTTCAGGGGAGAGGCTTTAAGTTCACTATGCTCTTTAGCCAACCTTACAGTAACAACCAGACATGAAACAAGTAAACATG ctacCAAAATTGAATATGATCAGAAAGGCCATATATCAAGCAAAACACCTTGCTCCCGTCAAGTGGGAACAACAGTGACTTTAACCAACCTTTTCTATACATTGCCAGTAAGACAAAAagagtttcataaaaatgcaAAACGGGAGTTCAATAAAATGACCAGTCTTTTATATgcatattgtttaatttctaaaGGGGTAAA aatAACATGTAGTAATCAAACAAACTCAAATTCTAAGTCACTAGTTGTTGCAACCCAAGGCTCTAATTCCTATAAGGATAATATTGCAAGTGTGTTTGGAGTTAAGCAATTACAAAGTATTCTAGATGTTAAAACTGAGCTTGTTTCTAATatcaaagataatatattcagAGGACTATCGGGAGAAGCAAAGGTAAATGAAGaaagtattaatatagaaGACATTGAAATTGATTTATCTGAAGATTCCAATGACGCCCAAActgatgaaaataattcaagtCAAATACCATTATCTCAAAGATCACAgggttacaaaaatataccaaatcctGTTGAGCTCACAGGATATATCTCTTCATGTGCTCATGGTAGTGGAAGATCAAGTACAGACAGACAATTCTTCTATGTCAACTCCAGGCCTTGTGAGCcggtgaaaattattaaactgatCAATGAAATATATCGACAATACAACCCACATCAGTAtccatttgtatttttaaatgttaatattgaaagAACATCAGTTGATGTAAATGTGACTCCTGATAAGAGGAAAGTATTTTTAACCAAAGAGAAAGCTATATTGGATGTTGTTAAATGCTCTcttttgaaaatgtttgaGGATATTCCTAGATCTGTTAAAGTCGAGGCTCCGTCCATTGTCGCTGCGGTGAAAACTGAGCCCGAACTTTCTCAGCCCAGGATATTTCAGTCATTTCTCAAACAATTTAGCAACAAATCAAGTTCTATCAAACCTAGTGAGTCTAACAACCCTGAtaaatgtgaattaaaaaGGAAATCATCTTCAGTTTTGGACAATTTTATTCAGATAAAAAAGACTCTTGTTACAAAACaagaagataatttaattgaagagGAAACTGaagaaaaatgtatgttaGATGAAAATAAGGAACATAATATACTAAATGTATCTActgaagaaaatattgaaaatgctAATGAgagaaattgtaataattcttTGGAAAATAGAGATACTACCATTGTTGAAGAATCTCATACTATTTACTGCAATACTAAAAGTATAGAAACTACAAAACCTAAAGGAAATAAAGTGATAACAGATAAAGAACAGTTAGGCAAGACTGTGAGAATGGAAGTCACATTAAAGACGTCTAtggaacaaataaaaaaactttctgatacatataaaaaaaataaagacaattcaAAACCGGATAGAATAAGATTCAAGACTAAAATAGatccaatatttaataagaaatgtgAAGAAGAATTAAGTAGggaaatagaaaaacaatcttttaacaaaatgaaaattattggtCAGTTTAATCTAGGCTTTATAATAACTAGACTTGATGAcgatctttttattattgatcaaCATGCTACGGATGAGATATATAACTTTGAAACCTTACAGAAAACTACAGAACTTACGAGTCAAAAGTTAGTTAT tccaCAGCAACTTGAACTCACTGGGGTCaatgaacaaatattaatgGACAATCtagatattttcaaaaagaaTGGCTTTACTTTTGCAATAGACGAAACTGCTGCCCCTACCAAAAGAGTTAAACTTTTAACTCTTCCTATGTCCAAAAATTGGATATTTGGAAAAGAAGACATTGAGGAACTCCTATTTATGCTGAAG GAAAATCACTCAGAATATTGTAGGCCGAGCAGAGTAAGAGCAATGTTCGCGTCCCGAGCGTGCAGAAAGTCTGTTATGATCGGAACGGCGCTCAGTAAGGGAGACATGAGAAAACTAGTTGACCACATGGCTGAAATAGACAAGCCTtgg AATTGCCCTCACGGAAGACCAACAATACGGCATCTCATAAATCTAGCGATGGTACACACTGTtgactaa
- the LOC116772370 gene encoding glutamate-rich WD repeat-containing protein 1 — translation MSTLENEEQMEETSSESEDDEMEEGDQTEEDSRPKTYLPDQPLQEDEHLICDQSAYVMLHQAQTGAPCLSFDIITDNLGNDRQQFPMTAYLVAGTQASSAHLNNVLVVKMSNLHTTAKPEDEEESDEDDDDEEEDEEKKPQMTFAFIKHQGCVNRIRTTNYKNSVLAATWSELGRVDVWNITQQLQAVDEPALLERYNLDTVSNPVKPLYSFNGHQQEGFGMDWCPTEPGVLATGDCRRDIHIWKPNEAGTWTVDQRPLVGHTSSVEDIQWSPNEKNVLATCSVDRTIRIWDTRAPPHKACMLTAENAHERDINVISWNRKEPFIASGGDDGFLHIWDLRQFTRSTPVGTFKHHTAPITSVEWHWTEPSVLASAGEDNQVALWDLAVERDDEEVVEEELKNLPPQLLFIHQGQTDIKELHWHKQIPGVIVTTAHTGFNIFKTISV, via the exons atgtcaacTTTGGAGAATGAAGAGCAAATGGAGGAAACCTCGTCTGAAAGCGAAGATGATGAAATGGAAGAAGGCGACCAAACCGAAGAAGATTCACGTCCTAAGACCTATCTTCCCGACCAGCCTTTACAAGAAGATGAGCATTTAATTTGTGATCAATCAGCTTATGTTATGTTGCACCAAGCACAAACTGGTGCTCCATGCCTTAGTTTTGATATAATCACAGACAACTTAGGCAATGATCGTCAACAATTTCCCATGACAGCTTACTTGGTTGCCGGTACACAAGCCTCGAGCGCTCACttaaataa TGTTTTAGTTGtaaaaatgtcaaatttaCACACCACCGCAAAACCAGAGGATGAAGAAGAATCCGATGAGGATGATGATGACGAAGAGGAAGATGAAGAAAAGAAACCACAAATGACTTTTGCATTTATCAAACACCAGGGCTGTGTGAATAGAATAAGA acCACAAACTATAAAAACTCAGTTTTGGCAGCAACATGGTCTGAATTAGGAAGGGTGGATGTGTGGAATATTACTCAGCAATTACAAGCAGTTGATGAACCAGCATTACTTGAGAGATACAATCTTGACACTGTGTCTAATCCAGTGAAACCATTATATTCATTCAATGGACACCAACAAGAAGGATTTGGCATGGACTGGTGTCCAACTGAGCCAGGA GTATTAGCAACAGGTGATTGCAGAAGAGACATTCATATATGGAAGCCGAATGAGGCTGGTACTTGGACAGTGGACCAAAGACCCTTAGTTGGACACACAAGTTCAGTGGAAGATATCCAATGGTCACCTAATGAAAA AAATGTCCTGGCTACCTGCTCAGTTGATAGAACTATCAGAATATGGGACACAAGAGCACCACCACACAAAGCGTGTATGTTGACAGCTGAAAATGCTCACGAGAGagatattaatgttatatcttGGAATAGAAAAGAACCATTTATAGCTAGCg GTGGCGATGATGGTTTTCTCCACATATGGGATCTCCGACAATTCACTCGCAGTACGCCTGTTGGTACTTTCAAACATCATACTGCGCCGATCACATCAGTTGAGTGGCACTGGACAGAGCCCAGTGTGCTTGCTTCAGCGGGAGAAGATAACCAAGTCGCTCTGTGGGACCTTGCTGTTGAAAGAGATGATGAAGAAGTAGTGGAAGAAGAGTTaaag AATTTACCACCACAATTGCTTTTTATTCATCAAGGACAAACAGATATTAAGGAACTTCATTGGCACAAGCAAATTCCTGGCGTCATAGTGACAACTGCACATACAggattcaatatatttaaaactataagtgtataa
- the LOC116772769 gene encoding thioredoxin, mitochondrial, whose protein sequence is MIGRSTTLIMRSPFYLKPSFYFRNLSVSASKNDIIKIQSTDDFKDKVINSKVPVVVDFFATWCNPCRLLTPRLESIISENKGKVILAKVDIDEQSDLALDYEVSSVPVLVAIKNGKVQQRMVGLQDTDKLRKWIEQFASEDSEVKIKA, encoded by the exons ATGATCGGCCGAAGCACTACTCTGATAATGAGAAGTCCTTTTTATCTTAAGccatctttttattttagaaacttGTCAGTTTCTGCGTCGAAGAATGATATCATAAAAATCCAAAGTACAGATGACTTTAAGgataaagttattaacagCAAGGTTCCCGTTGTGGTAGACTTCTTTGCTAC ttgGTGTAATCCATGCAGACTTCTTACACCGAGATTGGAGTCTATAATCTCCGAGAACAAAGGAAAAGTAATCTTGGCTAAAGTTGATATTGATGAACAATCTGATTTAGCTCTCGATTATGAAGTCAGCTCAGTACCAGTTTTAGTAGCTATCAAGAATGGAAAGGTTCAACAACGAATGGTGGGACTGCAGGATACTGACAAGCTAAGGAAATGGATTGAACAATTTGCATCTGAAGATTCcgaagttaaaattaaagctTAG